In Besnoitia besnoiti strain Bb-Ger1 chromosome IX, whole genome shotgun sequence, a single genomic region encodes these proteins:
- a CDS encoding hypothetical protein (encoded by transcript BESB_014610) — translation MPPPAMDLPARSSRASPTPAPSSRPFAPPARAREDTLSARKGSGRGESSPPSSQSGAREAGGCPSQLALPEAAEMAGADAAACACSSAALAELRDQNARLSALNSVLLANISSLYKTAKEEVKRRDDMLAEKDAAIAQLRQELRTLKEGPPLTQRAGQWK, via the coding sequence ATGCCTCCCCCGGCGATGGATCTGCCTGCGCGGAGTTCCCGCGCTTCGCCAACCCCCGCGCCGAGCAGCCGGCCTTTTGCACCGCCAGCCCGTGCGCGAGAAGACACCCTGTCTGCGCGGAAGGGCTCAGGGCGTGGGGAGTCGAGCCCGCCCTCGTCGCAGAGcggagcgcgcgaggcgggcggctgTCCCTCGCAGTTGGCCTtgccggaggccgcagagatggcgggggcagacgcggcggcgtgcgcgtgcaGCTCTGCTGCTTTGGCTGAGCTGCGCGACCAAAATGCGCGCCTGAGTGCGCTCAACTCCGTCCTGCTTGCAAATATCTCCAGCCTCTACAAAACCGCCAAGGAGGAAGtgaagcggagagacgacatgctcgcggagaaggacgcggcgaTCGCGCAGCTCCGGCAGGAGCTTCGGACCTTGAAGGAAGGCCCTCCTCTCACCCAGAGGGCCGGACAGTGGAAATGA
- a CDS encoding Dullard family phosphatase domain-containing protein (encoded by transcript BESB_014620), with product MVSSLARALLDGAPAGQTAARLFLCVLLVLLFLRFSLHRHFARTLSSLLHPRPRHYIRAHLAALAGACPASSSASPWFASFFPHLPASGRSAPPGASSLLDRGRGGGAGGLRQAPERKRAAGARGGDARRRGELPTTLVIDLDETLVLATKTRLSPEQLAVDVSIQGKLSTFYVAKRPFAEVFLAELFPLFQIVIFTAGRHEYANAILDNLDLQPYVDRCYTREDCRLVGPNLYAKDLQKVCSDLSRTVLIDDSPVAALYFPDNYIPIEGWCGSAADTALLDLLPLLLALRSVRDVRTVLQLRHQTNPPEQRRQAAHQPNSAFLSLSPPQSPAGLFRYLPSFPSSLFSPFAFSSKRSRSAFSLPSVSSLASPTPAAHASPSASSLVAAPASPLALQPPALSASVLAACRSTMRAGFVSGVYAPLHHVHVSIHQRVRSLAQGVQGCVCQSARHAAAGRQSDEPRPREDEGSSETGEKPREKDDRRARKDERRENYDRGEGREKRGDTDAEGGGRRRRQ from the exons ATGGtgtcgtcgctcgcgcgcgctttGTTGGACGGAGCACCGGCGGGTCAGactgccgctcgcctcttcctGTGCGTGCTTCTTGTTCTGCTTTTCCTGCGATTTTCGCTTCATCGCCACTTCGCGCGGACCCTGTCGTCGCTTCTTcatccgcggccgcggcactACATTCGCGCACacctcgctgccctcgcagGGGCGTGtccggcgtcgtcttccgcctcacCCTGGTTCGCGTCCTTCTTCCCGCACTTGCCCGCCTCGGGGCGCTCCGCACcgcccggcgcctcctcgctcctcgaccgcggtcgcggcgggggcgcagggggcctgcggcaggcTCCGGAGCGAAAGagggccgcgggcgcgcgaggaggggacGCGCGACGGAGGGGCGAGCTCCCCACGACCCTCGTCATCGACCTCGATGAAACGCTTGTCCTCGCAACCAAAACACGG cTCTCTCCGGAACAACTTGCCGTGGATGTCTCGATACAGGGAAAGCTGTCGACGTTCTACGTGGCAAAGCGCCCGTTTGCAGAAGTCTTTCTAGCTGAG ttgtttcctctttttcagATTGTGATCTTCACGGCAGGGCGGCACGAGTACGCAAACGCTATCCTTG ACAACCTCGATCTCCAGCCCTACGTCGACCGGTGCTACACACGCGAAGACTGCCGCCTAGTGGGGCCAAACCTCTACGCGAAGGACCTTCAGAAAGTTTGCAGCGACCTCTCCAGGACAGTTCTCATTGACGACTCGCCGGTCGCTGCCCTCTACTTCCCAG ACAACTACATTCCGATTGAAGGCTGGTGCGGGAGTGCAGCGGACACGGCGCTGCTGGATCTGCTGCCGCTCTTGCTGGCGCTCCGGTCTGTTCGCGATGTCCGCACAGTGCTGCAGCTCCGACACCAGACCAACCCGCCTGAGCAG cGGCGTCAAGCGGCGCACCAGCCGAACTCCGCCTTCTTGTCGTTGTCGCCTCCTCAGTCTCCTGCTGGTCTCTTCCGCTACCTGCCTTCGTtcccttcgtctctcttctccccttTCGCGTTCTCCTCGAAGCGGAGCAGGTCAGCCTTCTCGCTCCCGTCTGTTTCTTCGCTGGCCTCTCCGACccccgctgcgcacgcgtctccgtccgcgtcgtcgctggtcgccgctcccgcctcgccgctcgctctgcagccgccggcgctgtcgGCGTCTGTCTTGGCGGCCTGCAGGTCGACGATGCGCGCAGGTTTCGTCTCAGGCGTCTacgcgcctctgcatcaCGTCCACGTGTCTATTCACCAGCGCGTGCGCTCGCTGGCACAGGGTGTGCAGGGCTGCGTCTGCCAGAGCGCgcggcacgccgcggcgggaagGCAGTCAGACGAGCCGCGCCCGAGGGAGGACGAGGGGAGTTCGGAAACGGGCGAAAAGCCGAGGGAAAAGGacgaccgccgcgcgcggaaagaCGAGCGGCGAGAGAACTACGACAGGGGAGAGGGacgagagaagcgaggcgacacGGACGCCGAGGGGGGCGGtcgccgaaggcgacagTGA
- a CDS encoding hypothetical protein (encoded by transcript BESB_014630): protein MSQTRPDNGQAGDRRSWGALKEKRETHEQGSRTDVERMLSAKKETDKKGPRRKKNWTQKLRRTNREAVDSGRQINETRP, encoded by the coding sequence ATGTCACAAACCCGACCAGACAACGGGCAAGCTGGCGACCGGCGCTCCTGGGGTGCCCTCaaggagaaaagagagacgcacgAGCAGGGAAGCAGGACGGACGTTGAACGGATGCTCTCAGCGAAAAAAGAAACGGACAAAAAGGGgccgagaaggaagaagaactgGACGCAAAAGTTAAGGAGGACGAACCGAGAAGCTGTGGACAGCGGCCGGCAGATCAACGAGACACGGCCCTAG
- a CDS encoding DEAD/DEAH box helicase domain-containing protein (encoded by transcript BESB_014640): protein MGAQRERDRRKATASSRGGGKKMKKSKGRRDEKSSVSSLKLRQREQQEIRELEDRICVEMPLPGLTWQPPLLQSSLASAEAASAASCAAAASESSSAAPSREAAKGDDAPPQEAADSPPSAAGAGATPTLSRFFFSDLPLSQYTRRGLRDAGLRLLSSIQARAIPHALRGADVLGEAKTGSGKTLCFVIPVLECLYRHCVSNIDGLAALVLAPTRELAVQIFDVFKLVGRHHEFSAGCLIGGKSVSAEAQCVNVLNIIVGTPGRVLQHMDESHLWEASNLKILVIDEADRLVDMGFLETTRLILSQLPSSRQSLLFSATLKSAVKRLAALAALPDAERISVDAGLTATPLTLRQSYVVVPAQHKLSALFSFLRTHSAKKILVFVSSCKQTRFLYEIFRILKPGPGLLYLHGRQKQQKRLEVFQSFVDRPGACCLISTDLASRGIDFTQLSFASTKSRRTPGPAAKGKGAARQEGNAEGDVNAMRKNAKKNGVDFVVQLDCPDSIETYIHRVGRTARMQRKGQALLMVLPSEVKFVERLHEKKIEMKQLFMNPKKAVRIENKLQSILAENTALKFLAQQALASYLRCIALMPDKSVFNLPTEAKPLTALANGYGLSLPPSVTVLAAEEGKARHKVSDTERGGECEAGDPVCTGGAVAVTEMKKKKNLSKLDRLKEKIRQKKADKEARRLAASAETETVQCSLDGGAHAGTPGTPECGKPLRREKCADARVTSACERGHSVLDDEGEEDGEESERLDDVGFLRLKMGSGEKEEAVFDKNENGRLLHEQLIRKPGFQRERLRFRKDGTAKVKGLAVASMQQSHVFFQEDEDEEEATEERAKETEADSRGEEGENDSGLPSAAGRAAFLQKMRLKVLEAQQGDKERNRKRIQERHTRQRQKERARRQAEAAERSGLGAEAMLDLRNAQRADEEDEEERETGEGGSQVSPSSSAVSSEAEEREKREVSATSTRRKPEFGGERQQKGGAKRRRLDGHFSKGGEDAQEATDEADLEARALRVLEGNRS from the exons ATGGGCGCTCAGCGGGAGCGAGACAGGAGGAAGGCcacggcctcttcgcgcggcggcgggaaaAAGATGAAAAAAAGCaaaggcagaagagacgagAAGTCCTCCGTGTCCTCCCTCAAGCTCCGTCAGAGAGAACAGCAGGAAATTCGTGAACTCGAAGACCGCATCTGCGTTGAGATGCCTCTGCCCGGTCTGACGTGGCAGCCGCCCCTTCTCcagtcttctctcgcgtccgctgaggctgcctcagcggcctcttgcgcagcggcagcgtccGAGTCTTCTTCAGCCGCCCCGAGCCGGGAGGCAGCgaaaggcgacgacgcgccgcctcaagaggctgcagacagcccgccgtccgccgccggcgccggggcGACGCCCacgctctctcgcttcttcttctccgatTTGCCTCTCAGTCAGtacacgcgccgcggccttcgagaCGCTGGACTCCGTCTGCTCAGCTCCATCCAAGCCCGCGCCATCCCGCACGCCCTGAGAGGCGCAGATGTCCTCGGCGAAGCAAAGACGGGCAGTGGCAAAACTCTGTGCTTCGTCATTCCC GTTCTGGAGTGTCTTTACAGACACTGCGTGAGCAACATCGACGGCTTGGCCGCTCTCGTCCTCGCGCCAACGCGCGAGTTGGCTGTGCAAATTTTCGACGTTTTCAAACTAGTAGGCCG gcACCACGAGTTTTCGGCCGGCTGCCTGATTGGAGGCAAGAGCGTgagcgccgaggcgcagtGCGTGAACGTGTTGAACATCATCGTTGGGACTCCCgggcgcgtcctccagcaCATGGACGAGTCGCATTTGTGGGAAGCCAGCAACCTGAAGATTCTCG TGATCGATGAAGCAGATCGCCTTGTGGACATGGGGTTCTTGGAGACGACCCGGCTCATCCTCAGCCAGCTTCCGTCCTCTCGGCAgtctctgcttttctctgCAACGCTCAAGAGTGCTGTCAAGCGCCTAGCTGCTCTCGCGGCCTTA CCTGACGCTGAACGCATTTCCGTCGACGCAGGGCTgaccgcgacgccgctgacGCTGCGGCAGAGCTACGTCGTGGTCCCCGCTCAGCACAAACTGAGCGCGTTGTTTTCGTTCCTCAGGACGCACAGTGCCAAGAAgatcctcgtcttcgtctcgaGCTGCAAACAAACGCGGTTCCTCTACGAAATCTTTCGCATTCTCAAACCCG GTCCGGGTCTGCTCTACCTCCACGGGCGccagaagcagcagaagcgtCTGGAAGTGTTCCAGTCTTTCGTCGACCGCCCAGGGGCGTGTTGCCTCATTAGCACGGACTTGGCGTCGCGCGGGATCGATTTCACGCAGCTTTCGTTCGCCTCGACCAAGAGCCGGCGCACCCcagggcctgcggcgaaggGGAAGGGAGCTGCGAGGCAAGAGGGGAACGCGGAGGGAGATGT GAACGCGATGAGGAagaacgcgaaaaaaaacggAGTGGACTTTGTCGTACAACTCGACTGTCCCGACAGCATTGAGACCTATATTCATCGAGTGGGACGCACTGCCCGAATGCAGCGGAAAGGGCAAGCTCTCCTCATGGTGCTACCTTCGGAAGTCAAGTTCGTCGAGCGGCTACACGAGAAAAAG ATCGAGATGAAGCAACTTTTCATGAATCCCAAGAAGGCAGTTCGTATTGAAAACAAACTCCAGTCAATTCTGGCAGAAAA CACGGCCCTCAAGTTTCTCGCGCAGCAAGCTCTCGCGAGCTATCTCCGTTGCATCGCCCTGATGCCCGACAAGTCCGTGTTCAACCTTCCcacggaggcgaagccgctgaCGGCCCTCGCCAACGGCTACGGCTTGTCTCTGCCTCCGAGTGTAACAGTCCTCGCTGCGGAAGaagggaaggcgaggcacaAGGTCTCAGACACagaacgcggcggcgaatGCGAAGCAGGTGACCCCGTCTGCACGGGCGGAGCTGTCGCAGTAACGGAgatgaaaaaaaagaaaaatcTCTCAAAGCTGGACAGACTCAAG GAGAAAATCCGTCAAAAGAAGGCCGACAAGGAAGCCCGCCGTCTGGCTGcgtcggcggagacagagacggtGCAGTGCAGCTTGGACGGCGGTGCACACGCAGGGACGCCAGGCACGCCAGAGTGTGGAAAACCTCTGAGGCGTGAGAAGTGTGCAGATGCGAGGGTGACAAGCGCATGCGAGCGTGGACACAGCGTGTTGGatgacgaaggcgaagaagacggggaagaaagcgagagacTTGACGACGTGGGCTTCCTCCGTCTGAAAATGGGATCCGGTGAAAAGGAAGAAGCTGTCTTTGATAAAAACGAGAATGGGCGCCTGCTTCATGAACAGCTTATCAGGAAGCCAG GGTTCCAGCGTGAGCGGCTACGCTTCAGAAAGGACGGCACGGCGAAGGTGAAAGGTTTGGCCGTAGCGTCTATGCAGCAGAGCCATGTGTTCTTTcaggaagacgaagatgaagaggaggcgacagaaGAGCGAGCCAAAGAAACCGAGGCAGACTCACGtggagaagagggagaaaacgaCTCAGGTttgccctccgcggcggggcgggctGCGTTCCTGCAGAAGATGCGCCTGAAAGTCCTGGAAGCGCAGCAAGGGGACAAG GAGAGGAACCGGAAGCGTATCCAGGAGCGGCacacgcgccagcggcagaaagagcgagcgcggcgccaggcggaggctgcag AACGCAGCGGCCTGGGAGCTGAGGCGATGCTGGATCTCCGAAACGCGCAGCgggcagacgaggaagatgaggaggagagagaaacgggagagggaggcagtCAGgtgtctccctcgtcgtcaGCTGTCTCGAGTGAAGCAGAAGAACGGGAAAAACGCGAAGTATCAGCAACAAGCACAAGAAGAAAGCCTGAGTTTGGtggcgagagacagcagaaggGCGGGGCCAAACGGCGCCGACTTGACGGTCATTTCTCGAAAGGGGGTGAAGATGCTCAGGAAGCGACGGATGAGGCAGATTTGGAGGCACGTGCTCTGCGGGTTCTTGAAGGGAACAGGAGCTAA
- a CDS encoding hypothetical protein (encoded by transcript BESB_014650), with protein sequence MKGVRVPPLALCAGVVFCAFYTLLDYLDGDIPSALVASAAADSSAQPFGSVLFEEGDDVVEASPIAGEEASGTDGRQGPSDERLNRSRSGRRSTRRNKRALSKALLIPALLLSVAGALFGYHTSAGKPEGKAVEELADRIPETPVSESSESEEVADPTPESPLPESPESGEVADPSPETPVPEGLEPEEGPATGVPPAPAVRQAPAAPPLLSTLLPAAEAAAAVEQYKKNIMLVSSALVGLAFLFISSRYCSSSPGIVPSRDLEKLTSAVDKEPTEVLPPGDQESADVLPSVDQEAVEHPPSVVDEVAVGVLPPTARPAELEMSEAPVSQRTKIALDMVGPDAARVVPERMVNRPGGSHREGE encoded by the coding sequence ATGAAGGGGGTCCGTGTACCCCCCCTCGCATTGTGCGCTGGCGTCGTGTTCTGTGCATTCTATACTCTTTTGGATTATTTGGACGGCGATATCCCTTCGGCGCTCGTggcttctgctgcggcggatTCGAGCGCACAGCCTTTTGGGTCGGTGTTGTTCGAAGAAGGGGACGATGTCGTCGAGGCGTCGCCGATTGCCGGAGAAGAGGCCTCAGGCACGGATGGCAGGCAGGGACCAAGCGATGAGCGTTTGAACCGGAGTCGGTCGGGTCGCCGCTCCACTCGGCGCAATAAGAGAGCGCTGTCGAAGGCTTTGTTGATTCCGGCGTTGCTTCTGTCTGTCGCTGGAGCTCTGTTTGGCTACCACACCTCTGCAGGCAAGCCTGAGGGAAAGGCGGTTGAGGAGTTGGCTGACCGTATACCGGAGACGCCTGTTTCCGAGAGTTCGGAATCCGAAGAGGTCGCCGACCCTACCCCGGAGTCTCCTCTTCCCGAGAGTCCGGAATCTGGAGAGGTCGCCGACCCTTCCCCGGAGACGCCTGTTCCCGAGGGTCTAGAACCTGAGGAAGGTCCGGCTACGGGGGTGCCTCCGGCACCGGCAGTGCGTcaggcgcctgccgcgcctcctctcctctctacGCTCTTGCCTgcggcagaggctgcagcggcggtggAGCAGTACAAAAAAAATATTATGCTGGTGTCTTCCGCTCTGGTTGGTCTGGCTTTTCTGTTTATCTCTTCTCGTTATTGTTCATCTTCTCCAGGTATCGTGCCTTCTCGGGATCTCGAGAAACTCACATCTGCAGTTGACAAGGAGCCTACGGAGGTCTTACCCCCAGGTGACCAGGAGTCTGCGGATGTCTTGCCCTCAGTTGACCAGGAGGCTGTCGAACACCCGCCTTCCGTCGTCGACGAGGTGGCTGTAGGAGTCCTGCCTCCCACTGCTCGGCCTGCAGAGCTTGAGATGTCCGAAGCTCCTGTCAGTCAACGCACGAAGATTGCCCTTGATATGGTAGGACCCGATGCAGCGCGTGTCGTTCCCGAACGCATGGTCAATCGCCCAGGCGGTAGCCACCGAGAGGGGGAGTAG